In Cytophagia bacterium CHB2, the following proteins share a genomic window:
- a CDS encoding glycosyltransferase family 2 protein, with translation MAPDLSIIIVTYNSRRDIEKCLASLRDNSRGARVEIIVCDNASSDGTADFIAQHFPAVNLIRSAHNLGFGRANNLAAQHAHGRFFLLLNPDTWVEEDLAAAIVNFLDTHPEAGGCTPQHLNPDGTIQVGAIRELPTVESLFYQKTGLAYVFPRSRRFGRYCMTWWDHDEVREVEQAGACLALRREVFQQVGGFDESYFMYFEDVELCHAVRAAGYKIFFLSYARVYHIGGQSAKQAVSKNFIEFYRSMCHYFRKHHGAAGVWPVKIIIAVSELLMLLVLTLALPFSKLLPPPQAWSSRWTQWRGHARLLREVWTF, from the coding sequence ATGGCGCCTGATCTCAGCATCATCATTGTGACCTATAACTCGCGGCGGGATATCGAGAAATGCCTGGCCTCTCTCCGGGATAATTCCCGCGGCGCGCGCGTTGAAATCATTGTTTGTGATAACGCTTCATCCGACGGCACCGCGGACTTCATCGCGCAGCATTTCCCGGCCGTCAATCTCATCCGTTCGGCGCATAATCTCGGCTTTGGCCGCGCGAACAATTTGGCCGCACAACACGCGCACGGGCGATTTTTTCTGCTGCTGAATCCCGATACCTGGGTGGAGGAGGATTTAGCCGCGGCGATCGTGAATTTTCTCGATACTCATCCGGAGGCAGGCGGCTGCACGCCACAGCATTTGAATCCGGACGGCACAATACAAGTTGGCGCAATACGGGAATTGCCCACGGTGGAATCCCTGTTTTATCAGAAAACGGGCCTGGCATACGTGTTCCCGCGCAGCCGGCGCTTTGGACGGTATTGCATGACCTGGTGGGATCACGACGAGGTGCGCGAGGTGGAGCAAGCCGGCGCATGTCTCGCCCTGCGCCGCGAGGTTTTTCAGCAGGTGGGAGGCTTTGACGAGAGTTACTTCATGTATTTTGAAGACGTGGAGTTGTGTCATGCCGTGCGGGCGGCAGGTTACAAGATTTTTTTTCTGTCGTATGCGCGCGTCTATCACATCGGCGGTCAAAGCGCAAAACAGGCTGTGTCAAAAAATTTTATCGAATTTTATCGCAGCATGTGCCATTATTTCCGCAAGCATCACGGCGCCGCCGGGGTGTGGCCGGTTAAGATCATTATCGCTGTTTCGGAGTTGCTCATGCTGCTGGTGTTGACGCTGGCATTGCCCTTCAGCAAGCTGCTGCCTCCGCCGCAAGCCTGGAGCAGCCGCTGGACACAGTGGCGCGGACACGCGCGGTTGTTGCGGGAGGTGTGGACTTTTTGA
- the tnpA gene encoding IS200/IS605 family transposase, with translation MPQSLASIPVHCIWSTRDRQPFISQEIEKELFSYMVSIFRAYESPALTINGTEDHVHSLTIPSRKITVAKLIEEVKKSSSKWIKTKGALYRSFYWQSGYAALGIGQSNIEALKRYIANQKEHHRQKTFQEEYIEFLKKYNIEYDERYVWD, from the coding sequence ATGCCGCAAAGCCTTGCAAGCATTCCGGTGCACTGTATTTGGAGCACCAGGGACCGCCAGCCATTCATAAGCCAGGAAATTGAAAAAGAGCTATTCAGTTATATGGTCTCCATTTTTCGTGCCTATGAATCTCCGGCGCTGACAATCAATGGGACCGAAGATCATGTGCACAGTCTTACAATACCGTCGCGAAAAATTACAGTAGCCAAGCTCATAGAAGAAGTGAAAAAGAGTTCATCAAAATGGATCAAAACCAAAGGTGCGCTCTATAGGAGTTTCTATTGGCAAAGTGGTTACGCAGCATTGGGAATAGGACAATCGAACATTGAGGCATTAAAAAGATATATCGCCAATCAGAAAGAACACCATCGCCAGAAAACATTTCAGGAAGAGTACATCGAATTCCTGAAAAAATACAACATCGAATATGATGAGCGATATGTTTGGGACTAA
- a CDS encoding DNA-binding protein yields MEQLTIVLPPEVATQLKSAAKNSGVKPEDFLLVSLQEKLAQIDTEFVGAMKYVLKKNAELYKRLA; encoded by the coding sequence ATGGAACAACTGACTATTGTTTTGCCGCCAGAGGTGGCGACTCAATTGAAATCGGCTGCAAAGAATTCTGGCGTGAAACCGGAAGATTTTTTGCTTGTCAGTCTACAAGAGAAGCTCGCCCAGATTGACACTGAATTTGTTGGAGCTATGAAGTATGTACTCAAGAAGAACGCTGAATTATACAAACGTCTTGCGTAA
- a CDS encoding DUF4062 domain-containing protein: protein MKTESQKPLFRVFVSSTYIDLVEYRKAAEKAINDQRQKYEGMEYLGAMDKEPTKACLDLVEDCNLFIGIYAWRYGHVSDGAEISITELEYQHAKKLDIPCLCYFVDEDFPWLKKFIETGVAEEKLSGSKAKFPKSMCAPVLKNRCIWKEISSVT, encoded by the coding sequence ATGAAAACCGAATCTCAGAAACCATTATTTCGCGTCTTTGTCAGTTCGACTTATATTGATTTAGTCGAGTACCGCAAGGCGGCGGAAAAAGCCATTAACGACCAGCGCCAAAAATATGAAGGCATGGAGTATCTGGGCGCGATGGATAAAGAGCCAACCAAAGCCTGCCTGGATTTGGTCGAAGACTGCAATCTTTTTATCGGCATTTATGCCTGGCGTTACGGCCATGTTTCGGACGGCGCTGAGATTTCCATCACCGAACTGGAATATCAACATGCGAAAAAACTGGACATTCCCTGCCTGTGCTATTTTGTGGACGAAGATTTTCCCTGGCTGAAGAAATTCATTGAGACCGGTGTTGCCGAAGAAAAGTTGAGCGGTTCAAAAGCCAAATTTCCAAAGAGCATGTGCGCACCAGTTTTAAAGAACCGCTGCATTTGGAAAGAAATATCATCAGTGACCTGA
- a CDS encoding AI-2E family transporter, whose translation MQQSSSHYHLQFSDRQFYIIGRGLLAIFLIAVALLAIFFMHTLLAPLVISIFLAYLLEPLVTTLETRGLNRIWAIILVFIVFTTLAAITFLLLRDEVAHEVQTILTNVELERPELLIEQIKEKLRLSFPGATEARIIDMLGKVTLHFFYSFFKPGVEGAVELFSTVGALIIVPFLTFFILKDSRALQKAIVQQIPNRYFEMSLSLFHKASQQLGRYIRGVLLDGALVGVMVMIALSLLDLRYAVFIGILAGMANLIPYLGPVVAGIPAIAVSVIDRGNFSGVPAVLLAFVVVKFIDDFFIQPFVVSKSVSLHPVIVIIAIYVGGNLGGILGMIVAVPLVAIIKGSLDILHWSFTKYYIFRLPEFAFATSGKAEKAEQPTTARDGQPQTAAAAAGEAVKAATPITVISK comes from the coding sequence ATGCAGCAATCGTCCTCCCACTATCATTTGCAGTTCTCCGACCGCCAGTTTTATATCATCGGCAGAGGTTTACTCGCGATTTTTTTGATCGCCGTCGCGTTATTGGCAATATTTTTCATGCACACGCTGTTGGCGCCGCTGGTGATCTCGATTTTTCTGGCGTATTTATTGGAGCCGCTGGTCACGACGCTCGAAACGCGCGGTTTGAATCGCATCTGGGCGATTATTTTGGTTTTTATTGTGTTCACCACGCTGGCCGCAATCACGTTCCTCTTGTTGCGCGATGAAGTCGCGCATGAAGTGCAAACCATTCTCACCAACGTGGAACTGGAGCGGCCCGAGCTGCTCATCGAACAAATCAAAGAAAAACTCCGGCTCTCGTTCCCGGGCGCCACTGAAGCGCGCATTATCGACATGCTGGGCAAAGTCACTTTGCATTTTTTTTACTCGTTCTTCAAACCCGGCGTCGAAGGCGCGGTGGAATTGTTTTCCACGGTGGGCGCGTTGATCATTGTGCCGTTTCTCACCTTTTTCATTCTCAAAGATTCGCGCGCGCTGCAAAAGGCCATCGTGCAACAAATTCCCAACCGCTATTTCGAGATGTCACTCAGCCTGTTTCACAAGGCGAGCCAGCAGCTCGGCCGCTACATTCGCGGCGTGTTGCTGGATGGCGCGTTGGTCGGAGTGATGGTGATGATCGCGTTGTCATTGCTCGATCTGCGCTACGCCGTTTTCATCGGCATTCTGGCGGGCATGGCGAATCTGATTCCTTACCTCGGCCCGGTCGTTGCCGGCATTCCGGCGATTGCGGTTTCCGTGATCGACCGCGGCAACTTCTCCGGCGTGCCGGCCGTGCTGCTGGCCTTTGTTGTCGTCAAGTTTATCGATGATTTCTTCATTCAACCTTTTGTCGTTTCCAAAAGTGTGTCGCTGCATCCGGTTATCGTGATCATCGCCATTTACGTAGGCGGCAATCTCGGCGGTATTTTGGGAATGATTGTGGCCGTGCCGCTGGTCGCCATCATCAAAGGCAGCCTGGATATTTTGCACTGGAGTTTTACCAAATACTACATCTTTCGCCTGCCGGAGTTTGCGTTTGCAACCTCGGGGAAAGCGGAAAAGGCCGAACAACCAACAACCGCGCGTGACGGCCAACCTCAAACCGCCGCCGCGGCGGCGGGCGAAGCCGTCAAGGCGGCAACTCCAATCACGGTGATTTCAAAATAA
- a CDS encoding serine hydrolase, whose translation MKSWNVPGLAMAIVKGGDVIFSEGFGYRNVESKLPVTPNTLFAIGSSSKAFTAASLGILVDDGKIDWDKPVRDYLPTFKLHDNFASERMTPRDLVTHRSGLPRHDLMWYGSAFTRKEMVDRLQYLEPSKDFRTTYQYQNLMYLTAGYLVEQVSGMSWEDFVRTRIFAPLGMSASNFSVIASQQADDFALPYAEEKESIKLIPFRNIDAIGPAGSINSNLTDMVKWVKLNLNNGKAPAAERVEAGETQVISEAMLTQQHTPYMMISEPIKYTEVSHTNYGLGWFISQYRGHKRVSHGGNIDGFSALVSLMPQDNFGIVVLTNRNGNPMPNIAAARATDLLLQLEPVDWHARIKADVAKAKEAEKQKSEAEAAERKPNTKPSHALADFAGEFEHPGYGVVTVKLEGKALKSRFNSFNMAMEHWHYDVFRAVVEDDPDQKFLFTFYSNDKGDIDRLEVPMDLNVKPIVFTRKAGAEMSDPKFLAQFVGEYDLNGQNVAVAVKGANVLTVTVPGQPTYELEPYKGTEFKLKGLTGFSLRFTLDAKKRATEAVFLQPNGVFTAKRKG comes from the coding sequence ATGAAATCCTGGAACGTGCCGGGGCTGGCGATGGCAATCGTGAAAGGCGGCGATGTGATTTTCTCCGAAGGCTTCGGCTATCGCAATGTCGAAAGCAAGCTGCCGGTCACGCCCAACACGCTGTTTGCGATTGGCTCGAGCAGCAAAGCATTCACCGCCGCGAGTCTTGGCATTTTGGTTGATGACGGCAAGATAGATTGGGACAAGCCGGTGCGGGATTATCTCCCCACGTTCAAGCTGCATGACAATTTCGCTTCGGAGCGCATGACGCCGCGCGATCTCGTCACGCATCGTTCGGGCTTGCCGCGCCATGATTTGATGTGGTACGGCTCGGCCTTCACGCGCAAAGAGATGGTGGATCGCCTGCAATATCTCGAACCCAGCAAGGATTTCCGCACGACGTATCAATATCAAAATTTGATGTATCTCACCGCCGGCTATCTCGTCGAACAAGTTTCCGGCATGTCGTGGGAAGATTTTGTGCGTACACGCATCTTCGCGCCGCTGGGCATGAGCGCGAGCAATTTTTCGGTAATCGCATCACAGCAAGCGGATGATTTCGCCCTGCCTTACGCCGAAGAAAAAGAGAGCATCAAGCTCATTCCATTTCGCAACATCGACGCCATCGGCCCGGCCGGCTCGATCAATTCGAATCTCACGGACATGGTCAAGTGGGTGAAGCTCAATCTCAACAACGGCAAGGCTCCGGCGGCTGAGCGTGTCGAAGCCGGCGAGACGCAGGTGATCTCTGAAGCCATGCTCACACAGCAGCACACGCCTTACATGATGATTTCCGAGCCGATCAAATACACTGAAGTTTCACACACCAACTACGGTTTGGGCTGGTTTATCTCGCAATATCGCGGGCACAAGCGCGTATCGCACGGCGGCAACATCGACGGCTTTTCCGCGCTGGTGTCGTTAATGCCGCAGGATAATTTCGGCATTGTCGTGCTGACGAATCGCAACGGCAATCCCATGCCCAACATTGCCGCGGCGCGCGCCACGGATTTGTTGTTGCAGCTCGAGCCGGTGGATTGGCACGCCCGCATAAAAGCCGACGTCGCGAAAGCCAAAGAAGCTGAGAAACAAAAAAGCGAGGCCGAGGCTGCCGAGCGCAAACCCAACACCAAGCCCTCGCATGCGTTGGCGGACTTTGCCGGCGAATTCGAGCATCCCGGTTATGGCGTGGTCACGGTGAAATTGGAGGGCAAGGCGCTCAAGAGCCGCTTCAACAGTTTCAACATGGCGATGGAGCATTGGCATTACGACGTGTTTCGCGCCGTCGTAGAAGACGATCCGGATCAAAAATTCCTGTTCACGTTTTATTCAAACGACAAGGGCGATATCGACCGCCTCGAAGTGCCGATGGATTTGAACGTGAAGCCGATTGTGTTCACGCGCAAAGCGGGCGCGGAGATGTCGGATCCAAAATTTCTCGCGCAGTTTGTGGGCGAGTATGATCTCAACGGGCAAAACGTTGCAGTTGCGGTCAAGGGCGCGAATGTGTTGACCGTCACGGTTCCCGGCCAGCCGACGTATGAACTTGAGCCTTACAAAGGCACGGAATTCAAACTGAAAGGCCTGACCGGTTTTAGTTTGAGGTTCACGCTCGACGCCAAAAAACGCGCGACGGAAGCGGTGTTCTTGCAGCCGAACGGGGTGTTTACCGCCAAGCGGAAGGGATGA
- the lexA gene encoding transcriptional repressor LexA: MKKLTDKQKQILDLIARDVKKRGFPPTMQELADSLGIRSKNAIFKHLAALEAKGYIAKHGGGAARSITVLHPMGLPNQTHADNVPVLGRIAAGLPILAQENVERYVPVPDYLTSDGSEYFALRVQGDSMIDAGIYEGDLVIVRSTSQARNGDIVVALTGEEATVKRFINSGNEMFLKPENNAYANIPLNQAWSIQGKVVALIRESVN, from the coding sequence ATGAAAAAACTCACAGACAAGCAGAAACAGATTCTCGATCTGATCGCGCGTGACGTGAAGAAACGCGGCTTTCCGCCCACGATGCAAGAGCTGGCGGATAGTTTGGGCATTCGCTCGAAGAACGCCATCTTCAAGCATCTCGCCGCTCTGGAGGCAAAAGGCTACATTGCCAAACACGGCGGCGGCGCAGCGCGCAGCATCACGGTGTTGCACCCGATGGGCCTGCCCAATCAAACGCACGCGGATAACGTGCCGGTGTTGGGCCGCATTGCTGCCGGCTTGCCGATTCTGGCGCAGGAGAATGTCGAGCGCTATGTGCCGGTGCCGGATTATCTCACCAGCGACGGCTCGGAATATTTTGCGCTGCGCGTGCAGGGCGATAGTATGATCGACGCCGGCATTTACGAAGGCGATCTCGTGATCGTGCGCTCCACCAGCCAGGCGCGCAACGGCGACATCGTGGTGGCGCTTACCGGCGAAGAAGCTACAGTCAAGCGCTTCATCAACTCCGGTAATGAGATGTTCCTGAAACCGGAAAATAACGCCTACGCCAACATTCCGTTGAATCAAGCCTGGTCGATTCAAGGCAAAGTCGTGGCGCTGATTCGCGAAAGCGTGAATTGA
- a CDS encoding NACHT domain-containing protein, giving the protein MERNIISDLSNWLADNRPGLKREALKPGQDPVAMYKKALAEKYASLNMIGFKRSFAMDSIYIPLTVHVDPELRIVDQAGERLEKLATRSLTAEDLLELPNKAAVVLGEPGMGKTTMLHYLARRESQKAAALFPIFVKLSDFGKTREPLENFLLAAVENHIPGATMHDAAQNAIDTQHALILLDGLDEVSREKYTSVTERIRAFVAGHQYCRVIITSRKAGFQSDQTPYRLFEIDKLPLAEIANFVHKWFEQKNDLAGRIAANRRIYELAQNPFLLSIICFIFEKYRDLPQRRLELYEKCAVTLLTLYDEKQVDRVNGFTRLLKERVLEDLAHHFFCKEAEEFAYAPLIEQVAQTLATMKRNDNEEEVLREIRENSGLLQKSDDRHLFVHRTFYEYYVSCKMRGETPEAVLGRSTQSRWEEPIRLYAAQIQAVTEGTHFIKQLWEKDRALALRCYPDMDRVVEPDLIRNLLNEAKVEERVELVKGLPEKISEPDKIVETLRELFRWETNGEVIYWGAQILEAKKDTPGALEIVRQKLDEGARQRYEEYLAKDMAPIAAGQFKMGSPKNEAERFEDEIQHQVKVGDFLISRYQITNRLYELFDPNHRSRRDEYSDRDEQPVIYVNWYEAVMFCRWLGCRLPTEAQWEYACRAGTTTPFNTGENLATEQANYNGNYPYKNFPKGKYLQKTKPVGSYPPNAWGLHDMHGNVFEWCQDWYGEKYYDECKKKGTVENPTGPETGSRRVMRGGSWYDYAQNCRSADRDWGSPDGRDYSVGFRLVFLP; this is encoded by the coding sequence TTGGAAAGAAATATCATCAGTGACCTGAGTAATTGGCTGGCAGATAACCGGCCCGGTCTGAAGCGAGAAGCGCTGAAACCGGGGCAGGATCCGGTCGCGATGTACAAAAAAGCCCTCGCAGAAAAATATGCCAGCTTGAACATGATTGGCTTCAAGCGCAGTTTTGCGATGGACAGCATCTATATTCCCTTGACCGTACACGTCGATCCCGAATTGCGTATTGTCGACCAGGCTGGGGAACGGCTCGAAAAACTCGCAACGCGTTCACTTACAGCCGAAGATCTGCTGGAGCTTCCCAATAAAGCCGCGGTGGTTTTGGGCGAGCCGGGCATGGGCAAAACCACCATGCTGCATTATCTGGCGCGCCGGGAAAGCCAAAAGGCCGCGGCGCTTTTTCCCATTTTCGTGAAGCTGTCGGATTTTGGCAAAACCCGCGAGCCGCTGGAAAACTTTTTGCTCGCGGCGGTGGAAAATCATATCCCCGGCGCTACCATGCACGACGCCGCCCAAAATGCCATCGACACCCAACATGCACTCATCTTGCTGGATGGCCTGGATGAAGTGAGCCGTGAGAAATATACTTCTGTGACCGAGCGGATTCGCGCTTTTGTGGCCGGCCATCAATATTGCCGGGTGATCATCACCTCGCGCAAGGCCGGGTTTCAAAGCGATCAGACGCCGTATCGTCTTTTTGAAATCGACAAATTGCCCCTAGCGGAAATTGCCAACTTCGTACACAAATGGTTTGAACAAAAAAACGACCTTGCCGGGCGCATTGCCGCCAATCGCCGGATTTACGAGCTGGCGCAGAATCCATTCTTGCTCTCCATTATCTGCTTCATCTTTGAAAAGTATCGTGACCTGCCGCAGCGCCGGTTGGAGCTTTATGAAAAATGCGCCGTCACCCTGCTGACGTTGTATGATGAGAAGCAGGTCGACAGAGTGAACGGCTTCACGCGGCTTCTGAAAGAGCGGGTGCTGGAAGATTTGGCGCATCACTTTTTCTGCAAGGAAGCGGAGGAGTTTGCTTATGCGCCGTTGATCGAGCAGGTGGCGCAGACCCTGGCCACAATGAAACGGAACGACAACGAGGAAGAGGTGCTGCGGGAAATCCGCGAAAACAGCGGGCTGCTGCAAAAAAGCGATGATCGCCATCTGTTTGTGCATCGCACCTTTTATGAATATTACGTCTCCTGCAAAATGCGCGGCGAGACGCCGGAAGCGGTGTTAGGCCGATCGACGCAATCGCGTTGGGAGGAACCCATTCGCCTGTACGCCGCGCAAATTCAAGCAGTAACCGAAGGCACCCACTTTATCAAGCAACTTTGGGAAAAAGATCGGGCCCTGGCTCTGCGTTGTTATCCGGACATGGATCGCGTGGTGGAACCTGATCTGATCAGAAATTTATTGAATGAAGCAAAGGTGGAAGAGCGCGTCGAGCTCGTGAAAGGCCTACCCGAAAAAATATCCGAGCCTGACAAGATCGTTGAAACTCTGCGTGAATTGTTTCGTTGGGAAACTAACGGCGAGGTAATTTATTGGGGCGCGCAGATTCTCGAAGCCAAAAAAGACACGCCCGGCGCATTGGAGATTGTCCGGCAAAAATTGGATGAGGGCGCGCGACAACGTTATGAAGAATATCTGGCCAAAGACATGGCGCCTATTGCCGCGGGTCAATTCAAAATGGGAAGTCCTAAAAATGAAGCGGAGAGATTCGAAGATGAAATCCAGCATCAAGTTAAAGTGGGAGATTTTTTGATCAGCCGTTATCAGATCACCAACCGGTTGTACGAGTTGTTTGACCCGAACCATCGCTCGCGGCGCGATGAATATTCCGACCGAGACGAGCAGCCGGTGATTTATGTTAACTGGTATGAAGCCGTTATGTTCTGCCGCTGGCTGGGCTGCCGGTTGCCGACCGAAGCCCAGTGGGAATATGCCTGCCGCGCCGGAACGACGACACCGTTCAATACCGGCGAAAACCTGGCGACCGAGCAGGCAAATTACAACGGAAACTATCCGTATAAGAATTTTCCCAAAGGTAAATATTTGCAGAAAACCAAGCCGGTGGGCAGCTATCCGCCCAACGCGTGGGGGCTTCACGATATGCACGGCAATGTTTTTGAATGGTGCCAGGATTGGTATGGCGAAAAATACTATGATGAATGCAAAAAGAAAGGCACTGTAGAAAATCCTACTGGGCCGGAAACTGGTTCTCGCCGGGTGATGCGCGGCGGGTCCTGGTACGACTATGCGCAGAACTGCCGTTCCGCGGATCGTGACTGGGGCAGCCCCGACGGCCGCGACTACTCTGTTGGCTTCCGCCTGGTTTTCCTCCCGTAG
- the rpiA gene encoding ribose-5-phosphate isomerase RpiA, translated as MKKLSTDEQKHNAAAAAVAFVENKMMVGLGTGSTVEFALRLLGKRIKSGLKITGVPSSTATARAAKRCGIPLVRDWGEFKKLDLTIDGADEVDPQLNLIKGGGGALTREKIIATRSDRVIIMVNEKKLVPQLGKFRVPVEVLPFGWRSTAEVLRSLGSRVALRAQAGKPFHTDNGNFIVDCAFGKITEPLELLQQIKSIVGVVEVGLFVGIADLVIAGKHDGGTEEKWGV; from the coding sequence ATGAAAAAACTTTCCACTGATGAACAAAAACACAACGCTGCCGCAGCCGCGGTCGCTTTCGTTGAAAACAAAATGATGGTCGGCCTGGGCACGGGCAGCACGGTGGAATTTGCGCTGCGTCTGCTCGGCAAACGCATCAAATCTGGATTAAAAATCACCGGAGTGCCCAGCTCGACAGCAACGGCGCGAGCGGCAAAACGTTGTGGCATCCCCTTGGTGCGCGATTGGGGCGAATTCAAGAAACTCGATCTTACCATTGACGGCGCCGATGAAGTCGATCCGCAGCTCAATCTCATCAAAGGCGGCGGCGGCGCGCTCACCCGTGAAAAAATCATTGCGACGCGCAGCGATCGCGTCATTATTATGGTCAATGAAAAGAAGCTCGTTCCCCAGCTTGGAAAATTTCGTGTGCCGGTGGAAGTATTGCCTTTTGGCTGGCGTTCAACCGCTGAGGTTTTGCGCAGTCTCGGCAGCCGCGTTGCGCTGCGCGCACAAGCCGGCAAACCGTTTCACACCGATAACGGCAATTTCATCGTCGATTGTGCGTTCGGAAAAATTACCGAGCCGTTGGAGTTGCTCCAACAGATCAAGAGCATTGTCGGCGTTGTCGAAGTTGGGTTATTTGTTGGGATAGCGGATCTCGTGATCGCCGGCAAACACGACGGCGGCACCGAAGAAAAATGGGGCGTCTGA
- a CDS encoding STAS domain-containing protein yields the protein MLFHFYSAEQMMYCETRHENKVLIVSIASHETHFALAHELRTTVFQHIDNGERRMLVDLSRCEFIDSTFLGVLVGSAKKMNAAQGEFKLAGLGRNVRRLLQLTNLNRVFEAYENRQEALAAFYNCREVF from the coding sequence ATGCTTTTTCATTTTTATTCTGCGGAGCAGATGATGTATTGCGAAACCAGGCATGAAAACAAAGTATTGATCGTGAGCATCGCGAGTCACGAAACCCATTTTGCGCTTGCGCATGAACTGCGAACGACAGTATTTCAACACATTGACAACGGCGAGCGCCGCATGCTCGTCGATTTATCACGCTGCGAATTCATTGACAGCACGTTCTTGGGTGTATTGGTGGGATCAGCGAAAAAAATGAATGCGGCACAAGGCGAGTTCAAACTTGCCGGTTTGGGCAGGAATGTCCGGCGGTTGCTGCAATTGACGAATCTCAATCGCGTGTTTGAGGCGTATGAGAACAGACAGGAGGCATTGGCGGCTTTTTATAATTGCAGAGAGGTATTTTAG
- a CDS encoding endonuclease V, translating into MILAVDVDYREGKAIAAGLLFQNWEDSEPARELIAEILTVAEYEAGQFYKRELPCVMALLQQLEQIPEFIVIDGYVYLDGDQKPGLGKHLYEALEGKSIIIGVAKSRFKDTPAEAEIFRGGSKRALYVTAAGISEAEAKGFIMRMHGEHRIPALLKRVDQLSKQLF; encoded by the coding sequence ATGATCCTTGCCGTTGATGTCGATTACCGAGAGGGCAAAGCGATTGCCGCCGGGTTATTGTTTCAAAACTGGGAAGATAGTGAACCCGCCCGGGAATTGATCGCTGAAATCCTCACGGTTGCAGAGTATGAAGCGGGCCAGTTTTACAAACGTGAGCTGCCATGCGTCATGGCGCTTTTGCAGCAACTCGAGCAAATACCGGAATTCATCGTCATTGACGGGTACGTCTATCTTGACGGCGATCAAAAGCCCGGCCTCGGCAAGCATTTGTATGAGGCGCTTGAGGGAAAGTCCATCATCATCGGCGTGGCCAAGAGCCGGTTCAAAGACACGCCGGCTGAGGCAGAAATTTTTCGAGGAGGAAGCAAGCGCGCCTTGTATGTGACGGCGGCTGGGATCAGTGAAGCAGAAGCAAAAGGCTTCATCATGCGCATGCATGGCGAGCACAGAATCCCGGCCCTCTTAAAAAGAGTGGACCAACTCAGCAAACAGCTTTTCTGA
- a CDS encoding GIY-YIG nuclease family protein, with the protein MSYFYVYVLQSETDNQFYTGYTSDIRKRLEEHNAGLVHSTKNRKPLKLVYFEGCLNQQDATHREKYLKTTYGKRYLKERLKNYFTG; encoded by the coding sequence ATGTCTTATTTTTATGTTTATGTCCTTCAAAGCGAAACGGATAATCAGTTTTATACAGGGTATACGTCTGATATACGTAAGCGCTTAGAAGAACATAATGCCGGGCTTGTTCATTCAACAAAGAATCGAAAGCCTTTGAAATTGGTATATTTTGAAGGTTGTCTCAATCAACAAGATGCGACACATCGGGAAAAATACTTGAAAACAACTTACGGCAAAAGATACCTCAAGGAAAGGTTGAAGAATTATTTCACAGGGTAA